From a single Solanum dulcamara chromosome 4, daSolDulc1.2, whole genome shotgun sequence genomic region:
- the LOC129885768 gene encoding vesicle-fusing ATPase: MAGRYGSSGGVSSTTMIVTNTPAKDLAYTNCAYCSPTDLRNFLVPGSKFAYALIADAFVLTLAPHEAIPNGQLGLNAIQRRYAKVSTGDAISVRRFVPPEDFNLALLTLDLEFVKKGTKDEQVDAVSLANQVRKRFANQIMTTGQKVTFEYHGNGYIVTVNQATVEGQEKSNVERGMVSADTYIIFEAANSSGIKIVNQREAASSSIFRQKEFNLESLGIGGLGAEFSDIFRRAFASRVFPPHVTSKLGIKHVKGMLLFGPPGTGKTLMARQIGKMLNGKEPKIVNGPEVLSKFVGETEKNVRDLFADAEQDQKTKGDQSELHVIIFDEIDAICKSRGSTRDGTGVHDSIVNQLLTKIDGVESLNNVLLIGMTNRKDLLDEALMRPGRLEVQVEISLPDENGRLQILQIHTNKMKENSFLSPDVNLQELAARTKNYSGAELEGVVKSAVSYALNRQLSMDDLTKPVDEESIKVTMEDFLHAVSEVRPAFGASTDDLERCRLNGIVDCGERHQHIYRRTMLLAEQVKVSRGSPLITCLLEGLSGSGKTAMAATVGIESDFPYVKIISAETMIGLSESSKCSQIVKVFEDAYKSPLSIVVLDGIERLLEYVAIGPRFSNLISQTLMVLLKRLPPKGKKILVIGTTSESGFLDSVGLCDAFSVTYHVPTLKTEDAKKVLQQLDVFASEDIDSAAEALNDMPIKKLYMVVEMAAQGELGGTAEAIYSGKEKINIAHFYDCLQDIVRY; encoded by the exons ATGGCAGGGAGATATGGTTCTTCCGGCGGTGTATCATCGACGACGATGATCGTAACTAACACGCCGGCGAAAGATCTTGCTTACACCAATTGCGCATATTGTTCTCCTACAGATCTCAGAAACTTTCTTGTCCCGGGATCCAAGTTCGCTTATGCACTCATCGCTGATGCTTTTGTTCTCACTCTTGC TCCCCACGAAGCCATTCCTAATGGTCAACTTGGCCTTAATGCGATTCAAAGACGATATGCCAAAGTTTCCACTGGAGACGCTATATCTGTTAGAAG ATTTGTTCCACCTGAGGACTTCAACCTTGCTTTGCTTACCCTTGACTTGGAGTTTGTGAAAAAAGGGACCAAAGACGAGCAG GTGGATGCAGTTTCTTTGGCTAATCAAGTTCGCAAGAGATTTGCCAATCAG ATTATGACGACGGGGCAAAAGGTGACATTTGAGTATCATGGCAATGGTTATATAGTCACTGTGAATCAAGCTACTGTGGAGGGGCAAGAAAAATCTAATGTTGAAAGAGGGATGGTTTCAGCTGACACATACATTATATTTGAAGCCGCAAACTCCAGCGGAATAAAG ATTGTCAACCAGCGTGAAGCTGCTAGCAGCAGCATCTTTAGGCAGAAAGAATTCAATCTTGAATCATTGGGTATAGGTGGTCTGGGTGCAGAGTTTTCTGATATTTTTCGAAGAGCTTTTGCTTCCAGGGTTTTCCCTCCCCATGTGACAAGCAA GCTTGGTATCAAGCATGTTAAGGGAATGCTTCTCTTTGGACCTCCTGGTACAGGAAAGACTCTAATGGCTCGGCAGATTGGCAAAATGCTAAATGGCAAGGAACCGAAG ATTGTCAATGGACCTGAAGTGTTAAGCAAGTTTGTCGGTGAAACTGAAAAAAATGTGAGGGATTTGTTTGCTGATGCTGAGCAGGACCAAAAAACCAAAG GTGACCAAAGTGAACTGCATGTTATCATTTTTGACGAGATTGATGCAATCTGTAAG TCTAGAGGATCAACTAGAGATGGAACTGGTGTGCATGATAGCATTGTTAACCAGCTCCTCACCAAG ATAGATGGGGTGGAATCTCTGAATAATGTTTTGCTCATTGGAATGACAAATAGGAAAGATCTGCTTGACGAAGCACTTATGAG GCCAGGACGACTAGAAGTCCAAGTGGAGATAAGCCTTCCTGATGAAAATGGTCGACTACAAATTCTCCAGATTCATACAAATAAGATGAAAGAGAATTCCTTTCTTTCTCCTGATGTGAACTTGCAAGAACTTG CTGCACgaacaaaaaattatagtggTGCCGAGCTTGAAGGTGTAGTCAAAAGTGCAGTATCCTATGCATTGAACAGACAACTAAGCATGGATGATCTTACCAAACCAGTGGATGAGGAGAGTATAAAAGTCACTATGGAAGACTTTTTGCATGCCGTTTCTGAAGTAAGACCTGCATTTGGTGCTTCCACTGATGACCTTGAACGGTGCAG ACTTAATGGCATTGTGGATTGTGGTGAACGACATCAACACATTTACAGAAGAACTATGCTATTGGCAGAACAAGTTAAAGTCAGCAGGGGGAGCCCCCTTATTACATGTCTTCTGGAAGGCCTAAGTGGAAG TGGCAAGACTGCAATGGCAGCAACAGTTGGAATTGAAAGCGATTTTCCCTATGTCAAGATA ATTTCTGCTGAAACTATGATTGGGCTCAGCGAAAGCAGCAAATGTTCTCAGATAGTCAAG GTATTTGAGGATGCATACAAGTCACCACTTAGTATAGTTGTCCTTGATGGGATTGAAAG ACTTCTGGAATATGTTGCAATTGGCCCTCGATTTTCAAATTTGATTTCTCAAACGCTGATGGTGCTCCTTAAACGGCTTCCTCCTAAG GGTAAAAAGATTCTTGTGATTGGAACTACTAGTGAATCCGGTTTCTTGGACTCAGTTGGCCTTTGTGATGCCTTCTCAGTCACATACCATGTTCCAACACTAAAGACAGAAGATGCCAAGAAG GTGTTGCAACAACTTGATGTCTTTGCAAGCGAGGACATTGATTCTGCTGCTGAGGCATTAAATGAT ATGCCCATCAAGAAACTATACATGGTTGTTGAAATGGCTGCTCAGGGTGAACTTGGTGGGACAGCAGAAGCCATCTATTCTGGCAAAGAAAAGATCAATATCGCACATTTCTATGATTGCCTTCAAGATATTGTTCGATATTGA